Proteins encoded in a region of the Candidatus Binatia bacterium genome:
- the tig gene encoding trigger factor — MMKHKVEVETIDAVRRRLAVEVPAEEVSAELSAAYEALRRDARVRGFRPGRVPAAVLEQMFGDRVRSEVFERLTQRSLIEAIETQQLDALGVREIVTEQAEPGAALRYLATVEVMPEVVVRNYVGLDLERPLVPVEEVDVDAAVERLRQSFANLDPLPDDTAIECGHVVSLAYEARVDGRVVGRSDERVVEIGNSPLPPAFDEHLLGQTAGRDVAFSIAYPAEHGAPEVAGRTADFVVRVRAVFRKEVPVLDDEFAKDHGECGSVTELRERVRRQLEADAERAADEALRRGAMAQLAEREDVPLPEALVRRRTSDLVDEIWREWAQRRIHPQNERAARERLGQELAPRARQEVKLSLLLDAIARQEGIAVSDEAVEAHVAELAARAGREGERVRAIYSEAEARRALRTRLLHAGAIDALVGRAQVRTVERRNSVAEVSQNG; from the coding sequence ATGATGAAGCACAAGGTGGAAGTTGAAACGATCGATGCGGTGCGGCGGCGGCTTGCCGTCGAGGTCCCCGCCGAGGAAGTGAGCGCGGAGCTCAGTGCAGCTTATGAAGCTCTGCGCCGTGATGCCCGCGTACGCGGCTTTCGACCGGGGCGCGTGCCGGCGGCGGTGCTCGAACAAATGTTCGGGGACCGTGTCCGGTCGGAGGTGTTCGAGCGATTAACGCAGCGTTCGCTGATCGAGGCGATCGAAACCCAGCAACTCGACGCGTTGGGTGTTCGGGAGATCGTCACCGAGCAGGCCGAGCCGGGGGCGGCTTTGCGTTATCTGGCGACGGTGGAAGTCATGCCTGAGGTGGTGGTGCGTAACTATGTCGGCCTCGATCTGGAGCGCCCGCTGGTGCCGGTGGAGGAGGTCGACGTGGACGCGGCGGTTGAGCGTTTGCGGCAGTCGTTCGCGAATCTCGATCCGCTCCCGGACGACACGGCGATAGAGTGCGGTCACGTGGTTTCTCTTGCGTACGAAGCCCGGGTCGATGGGCGGGTTGTCGGACGTTCGGACGAGCGGGTCGTCGAGATCGGGAACAGCCCGCTCCCGCCGGCTTTCGACGAGCACCTGCTCGGCCAGACCGCTGGAAGGGATGTGGCGTTCTCGATCGCCTATCCGGCGGAGCACGGCGCGCCGGAGGTCGCCGGGCGGACGGCGGACTTTGTCGTGCGCGTGCGCGCCGTATTCCGGAAGGAGGTCCCGGTTCTTGACGACGAGTTTGCCAAGGATCACGGTGAGTGTGGGAGCGTGACGGAGCTGCGTGAGCGGGTGCGGCGGCAACTGGAGGCGGACGCAGAGCGGGCGGCGGACGAGGCTTTGCGACGGGGGGCGATGGCGCAGTTGGCCGAGCGTGAAGATGTCCCGCTGCCCGAGGCGCTGGTGCGGCGGCGGACTTCGGATCTGGTCGACGAGATCTGGCGGGAGTGGGCGCAGCGACGGATTCACCCGCAGAACGAACGCGCAGCGCGCGAGCGCCTCGGGCAGGAGCTGGCGCCGCGTGCCAGGCAAGAGGTGAAACTCAGCTTGTTGCTGGACGCGATTGCGCGTCAGGAGGGCATTGCCGTCAGCGACGAGGCTGTCGAGGCGCACGTGGCCGAGTTGGCGGCGCGGGCGGGAAGGGAAGGCGAGCGCGTGCGTGCGATTTATAGCGAGGCCGAAGCGCGCCGCGCACTGCGGACGCGGCTCCTGCACGCGGGAGCCATAGACGCGCTCGTCGGTCGAGCGCAGGTACGTACCGTGGAGCGGCGAAACAGCGTTGCCGAGGTGAGCCAAAATGGGTAA
- a CDS encoding transglutaminase domain-containing protein, which translates to MQPVLVAARWITVLVWVALLGVAMQRAWWNSEARIEPGPTVSAVAAFGEEEWLGVYRGRQKVGYTQQAVAADGDGYRFSQTSLLRLSLLDTPQTVHVRAQGTTDRDWGLRTMTFELASGPGTLRVDARVVEHALEAEVRVGGETTRHAIPLAGPVYLVPMARSLIGGERPVPGRVIEVSVFDPMVLGSERLRLVVEGEGDVPGVARAGRGWRVREEFRGMQSTVWLDAAGKVLREEGPMGLIAVREDPQRAVSDGWGEGALLDLIGEVSIPVGGIDHPRTRSELRLRLSGIRADRVPSDGVQHWDGTMVTIVPPKANEIGTYALPYGGKEHAAALASEPMLQVDHPRVRAAASVARGGVTDARKAVRQLNEWVYGTLRKTPTVTIPNALQVLEMGAGDCNEHAVLLAAMARASGIPTRLVAGVVYVDGAFLYHAWCEAWLGRWVPVDPALGQFPADATHIKFVAGGPEEQFAMVDVIGRLRIEVVDAGGSP; encoded by the coding sequence ATGCAACCGGTGTTAGTCGCGGCGAGATGGATCACCGTGCTGGTCTGGGTTGCGCTTCTGGGTGTGGCGATGCAGCGCGCGTGGTGGAATTCTGAGGCGCGCATCGAACCCGGTCCGACGGTCTCAGCCGTGGCGGCTTTCGGAGAAGAGGAATGGTTGGGGGTGTACCGCGGGCGACAGAAGGTGGGGTACACGCAACAGGCCGTGGCGGCGGACGGTGACGGATACCGGTTCTCGCAAACTTCGTTGTTGCGTTTGTCTTTACTGGATACGCCGCAGACCGTTCACGTGCGGGCGCAGGGGACCACCGACAGGGACTGGGGCCTGAGAACGATGACGTTCGAGCTCGCGAGTGGACCGGGAACGTTGAGGGTGGATGCGCGTGTTGTCGAGCACGCGCTGGAGGCGGAGGTACGGGTTGGAGGCGAAACGACCAGGCACGCGATACCGCTTGCCGGGCCGGTGTACCTGGTGCCGATGGCCCGCAGCCTGATTGGCGGCGAGCGTCCAGTTCCTGGTCGAGTCATCGAAGTGTCGGTGTTCGACCCGATGGTGCTTGGCAGCGAACGTCTTCGTTTGGTGGTGGAGGGAGAGGGTGACGTTCCTGGCGTTGCCCGAGCGGGGCGTGGCTGGCGGGTTCGCGAGGAGTTCCGCGGTATGCAATCGACAGTGTGGCTCGACGCTGCCGGCAAGGTGCTGCGGGAGGAGGGGCCCATGGGTTTGATCGCGGTCCGGGAAGACCCGCAGCGTGCGGTATCGGATGGTTGGGGCGAAGGAGCCCTGCTCGATCTGATCGGGGAGGTCTCGATTCCGGTGGGCGGGATCGACCATCCGCGCACGCGGTCGGAGCTTCGACTGCGCCTGAGCGGAATTCGGGCGGATCGCGTGCCGAGTGACGGCGTGCAGCATTGGGACGGGACCATGGTCACGATCGTGCCGCCGAAGGCGAACGAGATCGGGACGTACGCGTTGCCGTACGGTGGTAAGGAGCACGCTGCCGCGTTGGCGAGCGAGCCGATGCTCCAGGTCGACCACCCCCGGGTGCGCGCGGCGGCGTCGGTTGCACGAGGCGGCGTTACCGACGCAAGGAAGGCTGTGCGGCAGTTGAACGAGTGGGTGTACGGGACACTTCGCAAGACCCCGACCGTGACCATCCCGAATGCCTTACAAGTGCTGGAGATGGGCGCCGGGGACTGCAACGAGCACGCCGTGTTGCTGGCGGCAATGGCGCGTGCGAGTGGAATTCCGACTCGCCTCGTCGCGGGCGTCGTGTACGTCGACGGGGCGTTCCTGTACCACGCCTGGTGCGAGGCATGGCTGGGGCGGTGGGTGCCTGTGGACCCCGCGCTGGGTCAGTTTCCGGCGGACGCCACTCACATCAAGTTCGTCGCCGGTGGACCCGAAGAGCAATTTGCCATGGTTGACGTGATCGGGCGACTGCGGATTGAGGTTGTCGACGCCGGCGGTTCTCCGTGA
- a CDS encoding Mut7-C RNAse domain-containing protein, translated as MQDVRFAVDRMLGRLATWLRLLGYDTTYAREADSQALLHHAQTEHRVVLTRKRVLAARRISVPIHLVTADRFRDQLRDVIITFGLDPGPRLLTRCCRCNHLLHPVESAAAAGSVPPYVLRTQPRFFRCPLCRRVYWPASHHNRIRAEIHALNLFPCGSDPGSTSTKAVD; from the coding sequence ATGCAGGACGTTCGATTCGCCGTCGACCGCATGCTCGGGCGCCTGGCAACCTGGCTGCGCCTCCTCGGATACGACACGACGTACGCCCGGGAGGCCGACTCCCAGGCATTGCTCCACCATGCGCAAACCGAACATCGCGTTGTTCTGACCCGCAAACGCGTCCTGGCTGCCAGACGGATTTCAGTTCCGATCCACCTTGTAACCGCCGATCGCTTTCGCGACCAGTTGCGCGACGTCATCATCACCTTCGGTCTCGATCCTGGGCCCCGCCTACTGACGAGGTGCTGCCGCTGCAACCATCTCCTCCATCCCGTGGAATCGGCCGCTGCGGCAGGCTCCGTCCCGCCCTACGTGCTTCGCACCCAGCCCCGCTTTTTTCGCTGCCCGCTGTGCCGCCGCGTCTACTGGCCCGCCAGCCACCACAACCGTATTCGGGCTGAAATACACGCCCTGAACCTCTTTCCCTGCGGCAGCGATCCGGGATCGACGAGTACCAAGGCGGTCGACTGA